The genomic window GAGCTTCGGAGACTGGGTTTGAGTCCTTGCTCTGTGACAGgcttcctgcgtgaccttgggtaagtcacttgcagtcagattttcaaaagcacttttgaaaatggcactagtctctgtgcctcagctccccctaTACAAAAATGGCGATAACGGCACTTCCCCATGGCACATCAGTGGTGTGAAGATGGGGAAGATTatgtgtgaggtgctcagatattgtgGAAATACGGGCGAGATACGTACCTTAGTTAGCTAGAGAGTCCACCATGCAGTATTAATTCCATCTCTAGGCTCAGGAAGGTTAGTTTCAAGCCTCAGTAGTGGGTTTTCCTCAACACTTAAAAACCAGCTCTCTAGCCCCAGGATGAGAGCAAGAGCTACACTGGGCCATGCTATTTCCATCTGGCTTCACTCAGCAGGGGCAGGGACCTTCTGCAGCGAAGGGCTCAGACGTCAGCTGGGGGAGACACTCCAGTGCTGTTTGCACAGATGAGTAAATCAGTGAGTCATGCAGCTATAACAATTTACCTGCAAACTGGGACAGCTGAGTTACTgaccccaccctcccctccccttcccatgcTACACCAACTGTATCCACTGGGTCAGCTGAGTTACTgaccccaccctcccctccccatgctaCACCAACTGTATCCACTGGGACAGCTGAGTTACTgaccccaccctcccctccccatgctaCATCAACTGTATCCACGCAGCAGATAAGGCGAGTGATTAAGGCAGGTTTCAGTGCGGTGAATTTGTCATGAAGCCTTCAGGCAGCATCAGACAGAGGAGCAGTCAGCTCCTGGCAAGTGGGAACAGGCTTAATCAGTTTGAGAGTGAAACTTAGTGTAACATGAGACACAGATTCTAATCAGAGTAGCTAATTACAAAGCAGCCAAGCAATCGCAGAAATTGTTTTTCAAGCATCTTCAATGtaatcaaaaagaagaaagagcAATAAATGGTGAAAGGCCTGGTTTGACAATCGGATGGAGGATACAATACAGGGCAGCTTTTATTTGACAAAGACAAGTCTGTGTCTCAAGTACACCCTTTCAACAGCCACAAGTCCCTCCTGCGTTTAGATCCGAGCCGTGTTCCCTGCCTCTCACATTGAGCCGTGCTGTTAGGAAGTGACTTTAGAAGCTCtgattttaaagcaaaacttCTGTTTCATTGATGTTTGTAGCGGGGAAAGGTGCCGTCTCTCATCTGAGGCATTTAACAAGTCGCACGAGTACACCATCGTGAAATAGGTGTTCCACACCCTCCCCCAGTCAGTCCGACTCTTGGACATGCTTCCAGAGAGTGGTGTGCAACAAACTTGGACAATAGCATCCTGTTCTCTCTGACACTAGTCTGTCCCTCAAAGGAAAATGGCACAGGCGATTTAAAAATGAACTTGGCATCATGTGGAAATTTTCCCCACCAGCACCTCAGACAGGCAGTGCAGGCTTGTTTAACCATGCAGTCCTAGCCTGCTCGTTTGCTCAGTAGACAGCTTTGGGTTGTACAGACACAAGTAGAAGGTGGCTTCTTTCTTACGCCTTCCTAGTTGCCCATAAACATACGCCTAGGGAAATAGAGGTCAGCTCTGATACATGTAGTTCAATTTTAATGGAAGTAAGAGGACTTCAATTTGAGGTatgatttgagcataagattaGGAGCCAGAAATTCCTTTATTCTAATCTCACTCctttacaaaagaaagaaaaacaaaaatcccccaaactTCTGTGgatttggacaagtcacttctcctctctgccTTGGTTCCCGagctgtataatggggataaatACTGGGGCCTTGCGGAATTGAAGAGCCCTGTAGACCTGCCAGCGTTTTGGAACAGAAACGGCATTTTCGGAACTCTGCCCCATAAAGCTGGAGCTGCTCAGCCACTTTTGGTTTATGAGCTTGTTCACTGCCTCTGGCCGCTTCTGCCGCCGATCTGCCACCGGGTTCCCACAGCTGAGGATATTAGTGGGATGAAGAGCATCTGAAATCTCCTGCATTTATGTCAGACttaaaattataaaatgtttgtGAGATTCTGGAAGGTGAGTTTAGGGCTGTTGGAAGCTGCAGGATCAGCCATCCCAGGGCTTGATGGCCTCTATCGAGACAGAGAGCAGGGACATCAGTGGGGCAAGATTCCCTTACACACGTTGGTAGGGAGCCTAACTCTGATCAGGAGGGGCCTCATCTAGGCAGGAGAGACTAGCTCACCCTCCATGGCCTAGCAAGTCATTGGCTGCCAAAAAGGGGGCCAATTATGACACTGAGAAGAGTCAGCCATGCAAACTGGAACCAAACAGCAAGACCTCTGCTTCGGGTACCAGCCTCCTGCCCAGCAGGTCTCAGGGAGGAGGCCTTGCATTAAGGTGGATTTCTCTGACATTGGCTAGTACATAATTCGTTTAGTTCCAAGGTGAATCACTACAGTTTTCCTTTTAAGGAGAGTACTGTCTGagaggaagtggggggaggggttcattGAGAGCTTCTCTGCCACGCCTAGCCATCGCTCCAGGCTGAGACGCCAAGCCAAAAGCTGATCCCGTCAGCAGAGCTGAACAGAGACTCGGAAGGCTCCCAGGGTGACTGCCTGCTCCTTTTCAAACCAGCCTCCTTGCAAAGCGGTCTCCTTTCCACCAGTGCTCCCAGCCATGGCAAGAAACCACCAGGTGCAAAAAGCCAAGCTGGCCGAGCAGGCCGAGCGTTACGAGGACATGGCTGATTTCATGAAGGCAGTGGTGGAGCACGGGGATGAGCTCTCCAATGAGGAGCGCAACCTCCTCTCTGTTGCCTATAAGAACGTGGTGGGATGCCAGAGGTCCGCCTGGAGGGTCATCTCCAGCATCGAACACAAGACTGAGGAGGGCGATGACAAAGCGCAGCTGGTGAACGAGTACCGGGAGAAGGTGGAGGGGGAGCTGAAGGACGTCTGCAACGTTGTCCTGGGGCTGCTGGACAAGTATCTCATTAAGAAAGCCAGTGACGCAGAGAGCAAAGTCTTCTACCTGAAGATGAAGGGTGACTACTTCCGATACCTGGCCGAGGTAGCCACTGGGGATGAGCGCAAGGACACCATAGAAAATGCTCAGAAAGCTTACCAGGAAGCAATGGATATCAGCAAGAAGGAGATGCAGCCCACGAACCCCATCCGCCTGGGGCTCGCCCTCAACTTCTCCGTCTTCCACTACGAGATCGCCAACACCCCAGAGCAGGCCATCGCGCTGGCCAAAACCACGTTTGATGAAGCCATGGGAGACCTGCACACGCTCAGTGAAGACTCGTACAAGGACAGCACCCTCATCATGCAGCTGCTCAGGGACAACCTTACGTTATGGACGGCAGAGTGCGCGGGAGAAGACGCTGGAGAAGCCGGGGAAGAGCCTAAGAACTGAACTGCAGCCCACCAAGCAGTGGTCACTCTCCCTGTCCCTCCTCCT from Chelonia mydas isolate rCheMyd1 chromosome 19, rCheMyd1.pri.v2, whole genome shotgun sequence includes these protein-coding regions:
- the SFN gene encoding 14-3-3 protein sigma, with the protein product MARNHQVQKAKLAEQAERYEDMADFMKAVVEHGDELSNEERNLLSVAYKNVVGCQRSAWRVISSIEHKTEEGDDKAQLVNEYREKVEGELKDVCNVVLGLLDKYLIKKASDAESKVFYLKMKGDYFRYLAEVATGDERKDTIENAQKAYQEAMDISKKEMQPTNPIRLGLALNFSVFHYEIANTPEQAIALAKTTFDEAMGDLHTLSEDSYKDSTLIMQLLRDNLTLWTAECAGEDAGEAGEEPKN